One Archangium lipolyticum DNA segment encodes these proteins:
- a CDS encoding YgaP family membrane protein: protein MDARLEQLLEPRYDRVRRHGPERANEEILRKARERMARDASRPLDEVEERLRELDREWDLERSLQVNAAAWSLVGLVLGATGDRRWLVVPGVVAGLLLQYGLTGWCPPVSVLRLLGCRTRGEVEAEKLALRVRRGDFKGLDEGHSASSEGPGWG from the coding sequence ATGGATGCCAGGCTGGAGCAGCTCCTCGAGCCCCGGTACGACCGGGTGCGCCGCCACGGACCGGAGAGGGCGAACGAGGAGATCCTACGGAAGGCACGCGAGCGAATGGCCCGTGATGCGAGCCGGCCATTGGACGAGGTGGAGGAGCGGTTGAGGGAACTGGACCGCGAGTGGGACCTCGAGCGGTCGTTGCAGGTGAACGCGGCGGCGTGGTCGCTGGTGGGACTGGTATTGGGGGCGACGGGGGACCGGAGGTGGCTGGTGGTGCCGGGAGTGGTGGCGGGACTGCTGCTGCAGTACGGGTTGACGGGGTGGTGCCCGCCGGTCTCGGTGCTGCGCCTGCTGGGGTGCCGCACGAGAGGTGAAGTCGAGGCGGAGAAGCTCGCGCTTCGGGTGCGGAGAGGAGACTTCAAGGGGCTGGATGAGGGTCACTCGGCGAGCTCGGAGGGGCCGGGCTGGGGGTGA
- a CDS encoding CsbD family protein — translation MGEWTDKLKGKVKETAGVATGDRELEAEGKKDTLKGNVKEKIEDAKRVIKDADDEVKGRR, via the coding sequence ATGGGTGAGTGGACGGACAAGCTGAAGGGGAAGGTGAAGGAGACGGCGGGCGTGGCCACGGGAGACCGTGAGCTGGAGGCCGAGGGCAAGAAGGACACCCTCAAGGGCAACGTGAAGGAGAAGATCGAGGACGCGAAGCGGGTCATCAAGGATGCCGATGACGAGGTGAAGGGGCGTCGGTAG
- a CDS encoding PQQ-dependent sugar dehydrogenase, with amino-acid sequence MITTLARPPLRWLLPLLTLACSSGSAPPSVRESPNTPGQEARVPTPQVPPTQAQVRAVSAENNLVRPAKRDFNDERLRQLSVRPGFSINVFAQGLSNPRVLAVRPDGTVYVTEREAGRVTLLRDTNGDGRADQQTPALTGLGQKDSGVHGLALRGNQLYMVTVKQLYVADIRPDGTLSTPRELIGDLPDGGQHSNRTLAFGPDGRLYLSIGSTCNACAESNPEHATLLRVDPATGARSVFARGLRNTIGFAWHPSTGQLWGMDHGSDSRGDDFPPEELNLLEEGGDYGWPFCAGKQEVDPFVSAEPPNDQARADYCARTRPSTLDYQGHSAPMTLTFYTGSQFPTEFRNDAFLALRGSWNRNPPTGYKLVRIRFDPQGNPLAFEDFVSGWLLKDGRAHFGRLVGTAVATDGSLLVTDDSNGIIYRIAYTGG; translated from the coding sequence ATGATCACGACGCTCGCCCGTCCCCCTCTCCGCTGGTTGCTGCCACTCCTCACGCTCGCCTGCTCGTCCGGCTCCGCTCCGCCCTCGGTCCGCGAATCCCCGAACACTCCCGGACAGGAGGCCCGTGTCCCCACGCCCCAGGTCCCTCCCACCCAGGCCCAGGTCCGCGCCGTCTCCGCGGAGAACAACCTCGTCCGCCCCGCCAAACGCGACTTCAACGACGAGCGTCTGCGCCAGCTCTCCGTGCGCCCCGGCTTCAGCATCAACGTCTTCGCCCAGGGCCTCAGCAACCCGCGCGTCCTCGCCGTCCGCCCCGATGGCACCGTCTACGTCACCGAGCGCGAGGCCGGCCGCGTCACCCTCCTGCGCGATACCAACGGCGATGGGCGCGCCGACCAGCAGACCCCCGCCCTCACCGGGCTCGGCCAGAAGGACAGCGGCGTCCATGGGCTCGCGCTGCGCGGCAACCAGCTCTACATGGTCACCGTCAAGCAGCTCTACGTCGCGGACATCCGCCCCGATGGCACGCTCTCCACGCCTCGCGAGCTCATCGGCGACCTGCCGGATGGCGGCCAGCACTCCAACCGCACCCTGGCCTTCGGCCCCGATGGCAGGCTCTACCTCTCCATCGGCAGCACCTGCAACGCCTGCGCGGAGAGCAACCCCGAACATGCCACCCTGCTGCGCGTCGACCCGGCCACCGGCGCCCGCTCCGTCTTCGCTCGCGGGCTGCGCAACACCATCGGCTTCGCCTGGCACCCCTCCACCGGCCAGCTCTGGGGCATGGACCATGGCTCCGACAGCCGCGGCGATGACTTCCCTCCCGAGGAGCTCAACCTGCTCGAAGAGGGCGGCGACTACGGCTGGCCCTTCTGCGCCGGCAAGCAGGAGGTGGACCCCTTCGTCTCCGCCGAGCCTCCCAACGACCAGGCCCGCGCCGACTACTGCGCTCGCACCCGGCCGTCCACGCTCGACTACCAGGGCCACTCCGCGCCCATGACCCTCACCTTCTACACGGGCTCCCAGTTCCCCACCGAGTTCCGCAACGACGCCTTCCTCGCCCTGCGTGGCTCGTGGAACCGCAACCCGCCCACCGGCTACAAGCTCGTGCGCATCCGCTTCGACCCGCAGGGCAACCCGCTCGCCTTCGAGGACTTCGTCTCCGGCTGGCTCCTCAAGGACGGCCGCGCCCACTTCGGACGACTCGTCGGCACCGCCGTGGCCACCGATGGCTCACTGCTCGTCACCGACGACTCCAACGGCATCATCTACCGCATCGCCTATACCGGCGGCTGA
- the glnII gene encoding glutamine synthetase GlnII — MPKVMAEYIWIDGQKPTAKLRSKMKVLEGEVRSVSELPDWSFDGSSTYQAEGKKSDLMLRPVRYIPNPLRPGTPDILVLCEVMNPDGSPHWSNTRAPLRVVAEKHAAEDTWFGMEQEYTLFEGNRPLGWPDKGFPAPQGGYYCGVGSDEVFGRKLVEAHAEACLRAGIKLCGTNAEVMPAQWEFQIGPLSPLEMADELWLARWLLYRMGEEYGISATLHPKPVKGDWNGTGCHTNVSTKAMREPGGIKVIEAACEKLRARHEAHIQVYGAHNTERLTGLHETAPINVFRYGVSDRGSSIRIPLGTANDGKGYFEDRRPAANCDPYEVCRIMLETICG; from the coding sequence ATGCCTAAGGTGATGGCGGAGTACATCTGGATCGACGGGCAGAAGCCGACGGCGAAGCTGCGGTCGAAGATGAAGGTGTTGGAGGGCGAGGTCCGGAGCGTCTCCGAGTTGCCGGACTGGAGCTTCGACGGTTCGAGCACGTATCAGGCCGAGGGCAAGAAGAGCGACCTGATGCTGCGGCCGGTGCGTTACATCCCGAACCCGCTGCGGCCGGGGACACCGGACATCCTGGTGCTGTGCGAGGTGATGAACCCGGATGGGAGCCCGCACTGGAGCAACACGCGGGCGCCGCTGCGGGTGGTGGCGGAGAAGCACGCGGCGGAGGACACGTGGTTCGGCATGGAGCAGGAGTACACGCTCTTCGAGGGCAACCGTCCGCTGGGCTGGCCGGACAAGGGTTTCCCGGCGCCGCAGGGTGGCTACTACTGTGGCGTGGGCAGTGACGAGGTGTTCGGGCGCAAGCTGGTGGAGGCGCACGCCGAGGCGTGTCTGCGCGCGGGCATCAAGCTGTGCGGCACGAACGCCGAGGTGATGCCCGCGCAGTGGGAGTTCCAGATTGGCCCCCTCTCGCCGCTGGAGATGGCGGACGAGCTGTGGCTGGCGCGCTGGCTGCTGTACCGGATGGGCGAGGAGTACGGCATCAGCGCCACGCTGCACCCCAAGCCGGTGAAGGGTGACTGGAACGGGACGGGCTGCCACACGAACGTGAGCACGAAGGCGATGCGCGAGCCGGGCGGCATCAAGGTCATCGAGGCGGCGTGCGAGAAGCTGCGCGCGCGGCACGAGGCGCACATCCAGGTGTACGGCGCGCACAACACGGAGCGCCTGACGGGTCTGCACGAGACGGCGCCGATCAACGTGTTCCGTTACGGCGTGAGCGACCGTGGCTCGTCCATCCGCATCCCGCTGGGGACGGCGAACGACGGCAAGGGTTACTTCGAGGACCGTCGTCCCGCGGCGAACTGCGACCCGTACGAGGTGTGCCGCATCATGCTTGAGACGATCTGCGGCTGA
- a CDS encoding sigma-54 interaction domain-containing protein produces the protein MAKRADEQQGKPPALASLLEVSQALAGANDLKAALHRVLERLERYHGVVRGTVTLKDPNADDLYIEASIGLSAEGRKARYRLGEGITGRVVQSSRPIVVPEISREPLFLHRAFRGRKDGGPESSFICVPILLHRKPVGALGVDLLFDKGRDYEEETRLFSVIASMIGQALAAHRLLEDERKKLLEENTTLRQELRERYDFSNIIGTSGPMRQVYEQIHQVARTTTTVLIRGESGTGKELIAHAIHYNSTRAKKPFIRVNCAALPETLIESELFGYEKGAFTGAQARKRGRFELAEGGTLFLDEIGEVNPSTQVKLLRVLQEREFERVGGTETLKANVRLIAATNKDLETAISEKSFREDLYYRLNVFTLFIPPLRERKSDLLLLADHFVAKYSREHGKNIRRISTPAIDMLVSYHWPGNVRELENIIERAVLVCDGNAIHGHHLPPTLQTAEASETVTSTSLTDAVQQFEKDLIADALKTTRGNRAKAARLLRTTERIVNYKVSKYEIDCSRFRS, from the coding sequence ATGGCGAAGCGAGCAGACGAGCAGCAGGGCAAGCCCCCCGCCCTGGCCAGCCTCCTGGAGGTCAGCCAGGCCCTGGCCGGCGCCAACGATCTCAAGGCCGCCCTCCACCGCGTGCTGGAACGGCTCGAGCGCTACCACGGCGTCGTCCGCGGTACCGTGACCCTGAAGGATCCCAACGCCGATGACCTCTACATCGAGGCCTCCATCGGCTTGAGCGCCGAGGGCCGCAAGGCCCGCTACCGGCTCGGCGAGGGCATCACCGGCCGCGTCGTCCAGAGCTCCAGGCCCATCGTCGTCCCCGAGATCAGCCGCGAGCCCCTCTTCCTCCACCGCGCCTTCCGCGGCCGCAAGGACGGTGGCCCGGAGTCCTCCTTCATCTGCGTCCCCATCCTCCTCCACCGCAAGCCCGTCGGCGCCCTCGGCGTGGACCTGCTCTTCGACAAGGGCCGCGACTACGAGGAGGAGACCCGCCTCTTCAGCGTCATCGCCTCCATGATCGGCCAGGCCCTCGCCGCCCACCGCCTCCTCGAGGACGAACGCAAGAAGCTCCTCGAGGAGAACACCACCCTCCGCCAGGAGCTGCGCGAGCGCTACGACTTCTCCAACATCATCGGCACCTCCGGCCCCATGCGACAGGTGTACGAGCAGATCCACCAGGTCGCCCGCACCACCACCACCGTCCTCATCCGCGGCGAGTCCGGCACCGGCAAGGAGCTCATCGCCCACGCCATCCACTACAACTCCACCCGCGCCAAGAAGCCCTTCATCCGCGTCAACTGCGCCGCCCTCCCCGAAACCCTCATCGAGTCCGAGCTCTTCGGCTACGAAAAGGGCGCCTTCACCGGCGCCCAGGCCCGCAAGCGCGGCCGCTTCGAGCTCGCCGAGGGCGGCACCCTCTTCCTCGATGAGATCGGCGAGGTCAACCCCTCCACCCAGGTCAAGCTCCTCCGCGTCCTCCAGGAGCGTGAGTTCGAACGCGTCGGCGGCACCGAAACCCTCAAGGCAAACGTCCGCCTCATCGCCGCCACCAACAAGGACCTCGAAACCGCCATCTCCGAGAAGTCCTTCCGCGAGGACCTCTACTACCGCCTCAACGTCTTCACCCTCTTCATCCCTCCCCTCCGCGAGCGCAAGTCAGACCTCCTCCTCCTCGCCGACCACTTCGTCGCCAAGTACTCCCGCGAACACGGCAAGAACATCCGCCGCATCTCCACCCCAGCCATCGACATGCTCGTCAGCTACCACTGGCCCGGCAATGTCCGCGAGCTCGAGAACATCATCGAACGCGCTGTCCTCGTCTGCGATGGCAATGCCATCCATGGACACCACCTTCCGCCAACCCTGCAGACCGCCGAGGCCTCCGAGACCGTTACCAGTACGTCCTTGACCGACGCCGTTCAGCAGTTCGAAAAGGATTTGATCGCTGATGCCTTGAAGACCACCCGCGGCAATCGCGCCAAGGCCGCTCGGCTCCTCCGCACCACCGAGCGCATCGTCAATTACAAGGTCTCCAAGTATGAGATCGATTGCTCTCGGTTCCGCTCGTAG
- a CDS encoding SPFH domain-containing protein, whose protein sequence is METAELLAMAGAVVVGGGVCCAVGLRMSYRRVGPGEALVIERGSRPTRVSFGGAVVWPMLDRAEVLDLSVRKVVVERRGRQGLSCRDGIRVDVRATFLVKVERRPEDVLRVAREVGCARANRSEEVQALLEERFACALANSASTFNIDELLADRSLFIDHVKVELGNELLGFKLERMSLGRLEQTPLDQLDPTNVLDAQGILKLTERATKLAVETSGLKHQPWMGPRERKEEEGRGGEDELEREVERALAQSRTN, encoded by the coding sequence ATGGAGACAGCCGAACTGCTTGCGATGGCCGGTGCGGTGGTGGTGGGTGGAGGGGTGTGTTGCGCGGTGGGGTTGAGGATGAGCTACCGGCGGGTGGGGCCTGGGGAGGCGCTGGTGATCGAGCGGGGTTCGAGGCCGACGCGGGTGAGCTTTGGGGGAGCGGTGGTGTGGCCGATGTTGGACCGGGCGGAGGTGTTGGACCTGTCGGTGAGGAAGGTGGTGGTGGAGAGGAGGGGAAGACAGGGGCTGTCGTGCCGGGATGGGATCCGGGTGGACGTGAGGGCGACGTTCCTGGTGAAGGTGGAGAGGAGACCGGAGGACGTGCTGAGGGTGGCGAGGGAGGTGGGGTGTGCGAGGGCGAACCGTTCGGAGGAGGTGCAGGCGCTATTGGAGGAGAGGTTCGCGTGCGCGTTGGCGAACTCGGCGAGCACGTTCAACATCGACGAGTTGTTGGCGGACCGGAGCCTGTTCATCGACCACGTGAAGGTGGAGTTGGGGAACGAGCTATTGGGCTTCAAGCTGGAGAGGATGTCGCTGGGGAGACTGGAGCAGACGCCGTTGGACCAGTTGGATCCGACGAACGTGCTGGATGCCCAGGGGATCCTGAAGCTGACGGAGCGAGCGACGAAGCTGGCGGTGGAGACGAGCGGGTTGAAGCACCAGCCGTGGATGGGGCCGAGGGAGCGGAAGGAGGAGGAGGGAAGGGGAGGGGAAGACGAGCTGGAGAGGGAAGTCGAGCGAGCGTTGGCGCAATCGAGAACCAACTGA
- the def gene encoding peptide deformylase translates to MARDIVIWPNKVLTTQTKPVTDFGDTLTKLLEEMFESMKEAEGIGIAANQVGVSLRCSWVGREDGTFFEIINPQILEKSGPVTLEEGCLSVPDQYEKTPRFHKVKVKYQDRAGEWHELEAEGRLAHVLQHEIDHLDGHVFVDHLSNLKRGLILEKMKKLQKALSRRKEAKKED, encoded by the coding sequence ATGGCTCGCGACATCGTCATCTGGCCCAACAAGGTGCTGACAACGCAGACGAAGCCGGTGACGGACTTCGGGGACACGCTCACGAAGCTGTTGGAGGAGATGTTCGAGTCGATGAAGGAGGCGGAGGGGATAGGGATCGCGGCGAACCAGGTGGGGGTATCGCTGAGGTGTTCGTGGGTGGGGAGGGAGGACGGGACGTTCTTCGAGATCATCAACCCGCAGATCTTGGAGAAGTCGGGGCCGGTGACGTTGGAGGAGGGGTGCCTGTCGGTGCCGGACCAGTACGAGAAGACGCCGCGGTTCCACAAGGTGAAGGTGAAGTACCAGGACCGGGCGGGGGAGTGGCACGAGCTGGAGGCGGAGGGGAGGCTGGCGCACGTGCTGCAGCACGAGATCGATCACCTGGACGGGCACGTCTTCGTGGATCACCTGTCGAACCTGAAGCGAGGGCTGATCCTGGAGAAGATGAAGAAGCTGCAGAAGGCGTTGAGCCGAAGGAAGGAAGCAAAGAAGGAGGATTAG
- a CDS encoding nuclear transport factor 2 family protein has product MHPHAQLITDFYSAFQRRDAQAMAACYHPDAEFSDPAFPGLRHAQVTSMWKMLCERGKDLELSFRDVQADDRTGRAHWDARYTFSGTGRKVLNRIDAEFEFKDGKILRHTDRFDFWTWSRQSLGPVGLLLGWSPFLRNKVQAQARASLDKYMKDRGTTGA; this is encoded by the coding sequence ATGCACCCTCACGCCCAGCTCATCACCGACTTCTACTCCGCCTTCCAACGCCGTGACGCCCAGGCCATGGCCGCCTGCTACCACCCCGACGCCGAGTTCTCCGACCCCGCCTTCCCCGGCCTCCGCCACGCCCAGGTCACCTCCATGTGGAAGATGCTCTGCGAGCGCGGCAAGGACCTCGAGCTCTCCTTCCGCGATGTCCAGGCCGATGACCGCACCGGCCGCGCCCACTGGGATGCCCGCTATACCTTCAGCGGCACCGGGCGGAAGGTCCTCAACCGCATCGACGCCGAGTTCGAATTCAAGGACGGGAAGATCCTCCGCCACACCGACCGCTTCGACTTCTGGACCTGGTCCCGGCAATCGCTCGGCCCTGTCGGACTCCTGCTCGGGTGGTCTCCCTTCCTGCGCAACAAGGTCCAGGCCCAGGCCCGCGCCTCCCTCGACAAGTACATGAAGGACCGCGGCACCACCGGAGCCTGA